Proteins encoded by one window of Salvia splendens isolate huo1 unplaced genomic scaffold, SspV2 ctg499, whole genome shotgun sequence:
- the LOC121790386 gene encoding putative receptor-like protein kinase At4g00960 — protein sequence MYSWRRSRVFIIASILIYLSSLATAQNPFKCTSNGNYTANSTYSNNLDALLSSLSSNITDFGFRRASVGQAPNTVNGFALCRADQTLQLCRSCVDSAAREVRLSCPNERQGAIWYEFCTLRYSNDPIYQTQTADPTYMLRNTQNVSDGDRFRADRTALVDQLAAQAANGTQLKVGVGSRNFSDLAIYALVQCTPDFSREECQRCLSEASQGYQSYLSQGFRVLNPNCNIRYELSTFYNETRLRELRVAIVAPAPPPTSPPGTNGTDTIPGKKDDNTTKVIIIIVVPVAVALIVAAFAIVFVIRRRRKQNKAYDAAETADDISNVESLQYEFSSIRAATNDFDDANKLGQGGFGAVYKGKLQTGEEVAVKRLSKDSGQGNMEFKNEVLLVAKLQHRNLVRLLGFSMEGTERVLIYEFVQNASLDQFIFDPVKRSQLDWDRRYKIIGGIAKGILYLHEESRLKIIHRDLKASNVLLDGEMNPKIADFGMARLFKPDETQGNTSKIVGTYGYMSPEYAMHGQYSVKSDVFSFGVLVLEIVSGRRNVCIQNGDNVEDLLTLTWKNWREGTATSMVDPALMNGAGSVRDMMRCIHMGLLCVQENPANRPTMATVGLMLSSSTMTLPVPAEPAFYMASRYGPMDSTNQNSKDSTSLKFGTVASEGSASVNDVSVTELYPR from the exons ATGTATTCATGGCGTCGCAGCAGAGTGTTCATAATTGCGTCCATCCTCATATACCTTTCATCCTTAGCTACAGCCCAAAATCCCTTTAAATGCACCAGCAATGGAAATTACACAGCCAACAGCACCTACAGCAACAATCTCGACGCCTTACTCAGCTCTCTCTCCTCCAACATCACCGATTTCGGCTTCCGCCGCGCCTCCGTCGGCCAGGCCCCAAACACCGTCAACGGCTTCGCCCTCTGCAGAGCCGATCAAACCCTCCAGCTCTGCCGCAGTTGCGTCGATTCCGCCGCGCGAGAGGTGCGCCTGTCCTGCCCCAACGAGAGGCAGGGCGCGATTTGGTACGAATTCTGCACCCTGCGCTACTCCAACGACCCCATATACCAAACGCAGACGGCGGATCCCACGTATATGTTGCGAAACACGCAAAATGTCTCGGATGGAGATCGGTTCAGGGCGGATAGGACGGCGCTGGTTGATCAACTCGCGGCGCAGGCGGCTAACGGCACACAGCTCAAGGTCGGAGTAGGGAGTCGGAATTTCTCCGATTTGGCGATTTATGCTCTGGTGCAGTGTACTCCAGATTTCTCACGAGAAGAGTGCCAGAGATGCTTGAGCGAGGCTTCACAAGGTTACCAGAGTTATCTTTCGCAGGGGTTCAGAGTTCTAAACCCCAATTGCAATATTCGCTATGAGCTTTCTACCTTCTACAATGAAACTCGGCTGAGAGAATTGAGGGTGGCAATTGTAGCTCCAGCACCTCCGCCGACCTCGCCGCCAG GAACCAATGGTACTGATACAATACCAGGAAAGAAAGATGATAACACTACAAAAGTTAtcatcatcattgttgtcccaGTTGCGGTGGCTCTGATAGTTGCTGCTTTTGCCATCGTCTTCGttataagaagaagaaggaagcagAATAAGGCATATGATGCCGCCGAGA CTGCTGACGATATCAGTAATGTCGAATCCTTGCAATATGAGTTTAGCAGCATTAGAGCTGCCACTAATGATTTTGATGATGCTAACAAGCTGGGGCAAGGTGGATTCGGCGCTGTTTATAAG GGAAAACTTCAAACTGGCGAAGAAGTAGCAGTTAAAAGGCTGTCCAAGGATTCAGGGCAAGGCAATATGGAATTCAAGAATGAGGTTTTGTTGGTTGCCAAGCTTCAACATAGGAATCTGGTCAGGCTCTTAGGTTTCTCTATGGAAGGAACCGAGAGGGTACTAATATATGAATTTGTTCAGAATGCAAGCCTTGACCAGTTCATATTTG ATCCAGTCAAACGTTCACAGTTGGATTGGGATAGACGCTACAAGATCATTGGGGGTATTGCAAAGGGAATTCTGTATTTGCACGAAGAATCTCGACTCAAGATCATTCATCGTGATCTCAAAGCTAGTAATGTGCTGTTAGATGGAGAAATGAACCCCAAAATTGCAGATTTTGGGATGGCAAGATTATTTAAACCAGATGAAACTCAAGGAAACACAAGCAAGATCGTCGGAACTTA TGGATATATGTCACCTGAATACGCAATGCACGGGCAATACTCCGTCAAGTCAGATGTGTTTAGTTTCGGAGTGCTGGTTCTGGAAATCGTGAGTGGTCGAAGAAATGTTTGTATCCAAAATGGGGATAATGTGGAGGACCTCTTGACTCTT ACATGGAAAAACTGGCGAGAAGGGACGGCAACAAGTATGGTAGATCCTGCGCTGATGAATGGCGCTGGTTCTGTGCGCGACATGATGAGATGCATTCACATGGGACTGTTGTGTGTCCAAGAAAATCCTGCAAACAGGCCAACAATGGCTACCGTTGGTCTAATGCTCAGTAGCTCAACAATGACCCTGCCGGTACCTGCTGAGCCTGCGTTTTATATGGCTAGCCGTTATGGTCCCATGGATTCAACGAATCAGAATTCAAAAGATTCGACCTCGCTTAAGTTTGGAACGGTTGCATCTGAAGGCTCGGCATCTGTAAATGATGTTTCAGTCACCGAGCTATATCCTCGTTGA